In Oreochromis niloticus isolate F11D_XX linkage group LG18, O_niloticus_UMD_NMBU, whole genome shotgun sequence, one genomic interval encodes:
- the LOC100693655 gene encoding regulator of nonsense transcripts 1: MSVEAYGPSSQTLTFLDTEEAELLGADTQGSEYDFTDFTLPSQTQTQGQTQSQLDGQVNGPDGVLQNGDDPVVKASQLLAELNFEEDEEDTYYTKDLPVHACSYCGIHDPACVVYCNTSKKWFCNGRGNTSGSHIVNHLVRAKSKEVTLHKDGPLGETVLECYNCGCRNVFLLGFIPAKADSVVVLLCRQPCASQSSLKDINWDSSQWQPLIQDRCFLSWLVKIPSEQEQLRARQITAQQINKLEELWKENPTATLEDLEKPGVDEEPQHVLLRYEDAYQYQNIFGPLVKLEADYDKKLKESQTQDNITVRWDLGLNKKRIAYFTLPKTDSDMRLMQGDEICLRYKGDLAPPWKGIGHVIKVPDNYGDEIAIELRSSAGAPVEIPHIFQVDFVWKSTSFDRMQSALKTFAVDETSVSGYIYHKLLGHEVEDVVIKCQLPKRFTAQGLPDLNHSQVYAVKTVLQRPLSLIQGPPGTGKTVTSATIVYHLARQGNGPVLVCAPSNIAVDQLTEKIHQTGLKVVRLCAKSREAIDSPVSFLALHNQTRNMDSMPELQKLQQLKDETGELSSSDEKRYRALRRTAERELLMNADVICCTCVGAGDPRLAKMQFRSILIDESTQATEPECMVPVVLGAKQLILVGDHCQLGPVVMCKKAAKAGLSQSLFERLVVLGIRPIRLQVQYRMHPALSAFPSNIFYEGSLQNGVTAADRVKKGFDFQWPQPDKPMFFYVTQGQEEIASSGTSYLNRTEAANVEKITTRLLKAGAKPDQIGIITPYEGQRSYLVQYMQFSGSLHTKLYQEVEIASVDAFQGREKDFIILSCVRANEHQGIGFLNDPRRLNVALTRARYGVIIVGNPKALSKQPLWNHLLNYYKEQKVLVEGPLNNLRESLMQFSKPRKLVNTINPGGRFMSTAMYDAREALIPGSVYDRSSNGRSSNMYFQTHDQIGMIGTGPSPMSSMNIPIPFNLVMPPIPPPGYLGQVNGPTAGRGGGLKGKSGSGGGGGTRGGRQRNRGNHSGGTDRGQHGGQMTTSQTSQDQGSQPFSQGPLTQGYISMSQPSQMSQPGLSQPELSQDSYLGDEFKSQIDVALSQDSTYQGERAYHGGVTGLSQY; the protein is encoded by the exons ATGAGTGTCGAGGCGTACGGGCCGAGCTCGCAGACTCTAACGTTCCTGGACACCGAGGAAGCCGAGCTGCTGGGAGCGGACACTCAGGGCTCCGAATACGACTTCACCGATTTTACCCTGCCGAGCCAGACCCAGACTCAAGGCCAAACCCAGAGTCAGCTAGACGGCCAG GTCAATGGCCCTGATGGTGTGTTACAGAATGGAGACGACCCTGTTGTGAAGGCCAGCCAATTACTGGCAGAGTTGAACTTtgaggaagatgaggaggacACTTACTATACCAAGGACCTTCCTGTGCATGCTTGCAG TTATTGTGGGATTCACGATCCAGCCTGTGTGGTCTACTGCAACACCAGCAAGAAGTGGTTTTGTAATGGCCGTGGAAACACTTCTGGCAG CCACATTGTTAACCACCTGGTGAGGGCAAAGTCCAAGGAGGTGACCCTGCATAAAGATGGCCCCCTGGGGGAAACAGTTTTGGAGTGCTACAACTGTGGCTGTCGCAACGTCTTCTTGCTTGGCTTCATTCCTGCCAAGGCTGACTCAGTTGTGGTGTTACTGTGCAG GCAACCGTGTGCTAGCCAGAGTAGCCTGAAAGACATCAACTGGGACAGCTCACAGTGGCAGCCTTTAATCCAGGACCGCTGCTTTCTTTCCTGGTTGGTCAAAATTCCCTCAGAGCAGGAGCAGCTCCGGGCACGCCAGATCACTGCCCAGCAGATCAACAAGCTGGAGGAGCTGTGGAAG GAAAATCCCACAGCAACCTTGGAGGACCTGGAAAAGCCTGGAGTAGATGAGGAGCCCCAACATGTCCTGCTTCGCTATGAGGATGCCTACCAGTACCAAAACATTTTTGGTCCTCTTGTGAAGCTGGAAGCTGACTATGATAAGAAACTCAAAGAGTCACAG ACACAAGACAACATCACAGTAAGATGGGACTTGGGCCTGAATAAGAAGAGGATTGCTTATTTCACCCTTCCCAAGACAGACTCAG ATATGCGGCTGATGCAGGGAGATGAAATTTGCCTGAGATACAAAGGAGACCTGGCCCCTCCTTGGAAAGGCATTGGACATGTCATCAAAGTCCCTGACA ATTATGGTGATGAAATAGCCATCGAGTTAAGGAGCAGTGCCGGGGCTCCAGTGGAGATCCCTCACATCTTTCAGGTGGACTTTGTGTGGAAGTCCACTTCATTTGATAG gaTGCAGAGTGCTCTGAAGACATTTGCTGTGGATGAGACTTCAGTGTCTGGTTACATCTACCACAAACTGCTGGGACATGAGGTAGAGGATGTGGTCATCAAGTGCCAGCTGCCCAAACGCTTCACCGCTCAAGGCCTGCCTGACCTTAACCACTCCCAG GTGTACGCTGTGAAAACAGTGCTGCAGCGCCCCCTCAGTCTGATCCAGGGCCCACCTGGCACAGGAAAGACGGTCACCTCTGCCACCATTGTGTACCACCTGGCCAGACAAGGAAATGG GcctgtgctggtttgtgctccCAGTAATATTGCAGTTGATCAGCTCACTGAGAAGATTCACCAAACGGGGCTCAAGGTGGTGAGACTCTGTGCCAAGAGCAGAGAGGCCATAGACTCACCAGTGTCATTTCTGGCTCTGCACAACCAGACCCGTAATATGGACAG TATGCCAGAGCTTCAGAAACTCCAACAGCTGAAGGATGAGACTGGAGAGCTGTCCTCCTCAGATGAGAAGCGCTACAGAGCTCTGAGGCGCACTGCTGAGAGAGAGTTGCTTATG AATGCTGACGTGATCTGCTGTACCTGCGTTGGGGCAGGAGATCCTCGTCTGGCAAAGATGCAGTTCAGATCCATCCTGATCGATGAGAGCACCCAGGCCACCGAGCCAGAGTGCATGGTGCCTGTAGTCCTTGGAGCCAAGCAG TTGATTCTTGTGGGTGATCACTGCCAGCTGGGACCTGTGGTGATGTGTAAGAAGGCAGCTAAAGCAGGTCTGTCCCAGTCTCTGTTTGAGCGTCTTGTAGTTTTGGGGATCCGACCAATCCGTCTGCAGGTCCAGTACCGCATGCACCCGGCCCTCAGTGCCTTCCCCTCCAACATCTTTTATGAGGGTTCTCTGCAGAACGGAGTCACTGCCG CGGACCGTGTGAAAAAAGGCTTCGACTTCCAGTGGCCCCAACCAGACAAGCCCATGTTCTTCTATGTCACCCAAGGCCAAGAGGAAATTGCTAGCTCTGGAACATCTTATTTGAATAG GACTGAGGCAGCCAATGTGGAGAAAATAACAACGAGGTTGCTGAAGGCTGGAGCAAAACCTGATCAGATTGGTATCATCACTCCCTACGAGGGCCAGAGGTCCTATCTGGTCCAGTACATGCAGTTCAGTGGCTCCCTCCACACCAAACTCTACCAG GAGGTGGAAATAGCCAGTGTTGATGCTTTccaagggagagagaaagacttCATCATCCTCTCCTGCGTGAGGGCCAACGAGCACCAGGGCATCGGCTTCCTCAATGATCCCAGACGTCTTAACGTGGCACTCACCAGGGCCAG ATATGGCGTGATCATTGTGGGAAACCCCAAAGCCCTGTCCAAGCAGCCTCTGTGGAACCACCTGCTCAATTACTACAAGGAGCAGAAGGTCCTGGTTGAAGGCCCGCTCAACAACCTGAGGGAGAGCCTCATGCAATTCAGCAAGCCCCGCAAGCTGGTGAACACCATCAACCCT GGTGGCCGATTCATGAGCACAGCTATGTATGATGCCAGGGAGGCCCTCATTCCTGGATCTGTTTATGATCGTAGCAGCAACG GGCGTTCGTCCAACATGTATTTCCAGACGCATGACCAGATCGGTATGATTGGCACAGGGCCCAGTCCCATGTCCTCCATGAACATCCCGATCCCCTTCAACCTTGTGATGCCTCCGATTCCTCCACCAGGGTACTTGGGACAGGTGAATGGACCTACAGCAG GTCGCGGTGGCGGTCTAAAGGGCAAATCGGGCAGCGGAGGAGGTGGGGGAACTCGAGGTGGCCGTCAAAGAAACCGTGGAAACCACAGCGGTGGAACAGACCGCGGACAGCATGGAGGTCAAATGACTACAAGCCAGACTAGCCAGGACCAGGGCTCCCAGCCGTTCTCCCAGGGCCCTCTGACGCAGGGCTACATCAGCATGAGCCAGCCATCACAGATGAGCCAGCCTGGGCTctcacagcctgaactctcccAG GACAGTTACCTTGGAGACGAGTTCAAGTCCCAGATTGATGTGGCTTTGTCCCAGGATTCCACGTACCAGGGGGAGCGGGCCTACCATGGTGGTGTGACTGGACTGTCCCAGTACTAG
- the LOC100693392 gene encoding homer protein homolog 3 isoform X2, whose amino-acid sequence MFPHHREREQPIFSARAHVFQIDPTTKRNWIPASKHAVTVSFFYDATRNVYRIISVGGTKAIINCTVTPSMTFTKTSQKFGQWADSRANTVYGLGFATEQQLHQFAEKFKEVKDAARLAREKSQDKELANTALTIAAPQDLSDELQSPPVMCVNGPEDKLFRSQSADITLSSEKERIKKMLSEGSICEMNLEAELFTLQDSNSKLVAALHEANANVEQWKKQLTAYQEETERLRDQVADLEAHGGQGPSDLLKDELTQSLEELEALLKAKDEEIHILQSKKAEYHEMEHQRDEAIHRLREMEMRNSELERRIQNTEQNLSNSLEDRDRLDSEIQRAIEILDIKIFDLNDLRQSLVKLIDK is encoded by the exons ATGTTTCCTCACCACAGAGAAAG GGAGCAGCCGATCTTCAGCGCCCGGGCCCATGTTTTCCAAATCGACCCCACCACCAAGAGGAACTGGATACCAGCCAGCAAGCATGCTGTCACAGTGTCCTTCTTCTACGATGCTACCCGCAACGTGTATCGCATCATTAGTGTGGGCGGGACAAAG GCAATTATCAACTGCACTGTTACGCCCAGCATGACATTTACTAAGACGTCTCAGAAGTTTGGTCAGTGGGCTGACAGCCGCGCCAACACGGTCTACGGTCTGGGTTTTGCCACAGAGCAGCAACTGCATCAG TTTGCAGAGAAGTTTAAGGAGGTGAAAGATGCAGCTCGTCTGGCGCGAGAAAAGTCACAAGACAAAGAACTGGCCAACACTGCGCTCACCATTGCTGCTCCTCAG GACCTCTCGGATGAACTCCAGTCTCCACCGGTGATGTGCGTGAATGGACCGGAGGACAAGCTGTTTCGCAGCCAGAGCGCAGACATCACCCTGTCTTCTGAGAAGGAGCGCATTAAAAAGATGCTCTCTGAGGG gtCTATTTGTGAGATGAACCTGGAAGCTGAGCTCTTCACTTTACAGGACAGCAACTCTAAGCTGGTGGCAGCTTTGCATGAAGCGAATGCTAACGTGGAGCAGTGGAAGAAACAGCTGACAGCATATCAGGAGGAGACCGAAAGACTCAGAGACCAG GTGGCTGACCTTGAAGCCCACGGTGGCCAAGGCCCCAGTGATCTGTTGAAGGATGAGCTGACCCAGTccctggaggagctggaggccCTACTGAAGGCCAAAGATGAG gaaattcacattttgcaaAGCAAAAAAGCAGAGTACCACGAAATGGAGCATCAGCGTGACGAGGCCATCCACAGATTACGG GAGATGGAGATGCGAAACTCAGAGCTGGAACGTCGCATCCAGAACACGGAGCAGAACCTGAGTAACTCTCTGGAGGACCGGGATCGATTGGATAGTGAGATCCAGAGGGCCATAGAAATTCTGGACATCAAGATCTTTGACCTTAACGACCTCCGCCAGAGCCTTGTTAAACTTATTGACAAATAG
- the LOC100693392 gene encoding homer protein homolog 3 isoform X3, whose translation MFPHHREREQPIFSARAHVFQIDPTTKRNWIPASKHAVTVSFFYDATRNVYRIISVGGTKAIINCTVTPSMTFTKTSQKFGQWADSRANTVYGLGFATEQQLHQFAEKFKEVKDAARLAREKSQDKELANTALTIAAPQFSQSPPVMCVNGPEDKLFRSQSADITLSSEKERIKKMLSEGSICEMNLEAELFTLQDSNSKLVAALHEANANVEQWKKQLTAYQEETERLRDQVADLEAHGGQGPSDLLKDELTQSLEELEALLKAKDEEIHILQSKKAEYHEMEHQRDEAIHRLREMEMRNSELERRIQNTEQNLSNSLEDRDRLDSEIQRAIEILDIKIFDLNDLRQSLVKLIDK comes from the exons ATGTTTCCTCACCACAGAGAAAG GGAGCAGCCGATCTTCAGCGCCCGGGCCCATGTTTTCCAAATCGACCCCACCACCAAGAGGAACTGGATACCAGCCAGCAAGCATGCTGTCACAGTGTCCTTCTTCTACGATGCTACCCGCAACGTGTATCGCATCATTAGTGTGGGCGGGACAAAG GCAATTATCAACTGCACTGTTACGCCCAGCATGACATTTACTAAGACGTCTCAGAAGTTTGGTCAGTGGGCTGACAGCCGCGCCAACACGGTCTACGGTCTGGGTTTTGCCACAGAGCAGCAACTGCATCAG TTTGCAGAGAAGTTTAAGGAGGTGAAAGATGCAGCTCGTCTGGCGCGAGAAAAGTCACAAGACAAAGAACTGGCCAACACTGCGCTCACCATTGCTGCTCCTCAG TTCTCACAG TCTCCACCGGTGATGTGCGTGAATGGACCGGAGGACAAGCTGTTTCGCAGCCAGAGCGCAGACATCACCCTGTCTTCTGAGAAGGAGCGCATTAAAAAGATGCTCTCTGAGGG gtCTATTTGTGAGATGAACCTGGAAGCTGAGCTCTTCACTTTACAGGACAGCAACTCTAAGCTGGTGGCAGCTTTGCATGAAGCGAATGCTAACGTGGAGCAGTGGAAGAAACAGCTGACAGCATATCAGGAGGAGACCGAAAGACTCAGAGACCAG GTGGCTGACCTTGAAGCCCACGGTGGCCAAGGCCCCAGTGATCTGTTGAAGGATGAGCTGACCCAGTccctggaggagctggaggccCTACTGAAGGCCAAAGATGAG gaaattcacattttgcaaAGCAAAAAAGCAGAGTACCACGAAATGGAGCATCAGCGTGACGAGGCCATCCACAGATTACGG GAGATGGAGATGCGAAACTCAGAGCTGGAACGTCGCATCCAGAACACGGAGCAGAACCTGAGTAACTCTCTGGAGGACCGGGATCGATTGGATAGTGAGATCCAGAGGGCCATAGAAATTCTGGACATCAAGATCTTTGACCTTAACGACCTCCGCCAGAGCCTTGTTAAACTTATTGACAAATAG
- the LOC100693392 gene encoding homer protein homolog 3 isoform X1, whose translation MFPHHREREQPIFSARAHVFQIDPTTKRNWIPASKHAVTVSFFYDATRNVYRIISVGGTKAIINCTVTPSMTFTKTSQKFGQWADSRANTVYGLGFATEQQLHQFAEKFKEVKDAARLAREKSQDKELANTALTIAAPQFSQDLSDELQSPPVMCVNGPEDKLFRSQSADITLSSEKERIKKMLSEGSICEMNLEAELFTLQDSNSKLVAALHEANANVEQWKKQLTAYQEETERLRDQVADLEAHGGQGPSDLLKDELTQSLEELEALLKAKDEEIHILQSKKAEYHEMEHQRDEAIHRLREMEMRNSELERRIQNTEQNLSNSLEDRDRLDSEIQRAIEILDIKIFDLNDLRQSLVKLIDK comes from the exons ATGTTTCCTCACCACAGAGAAAG GGAGCAGCCGATCTTCAGCGCCCGGGCCCATGTTTTCCAAATCGACCCCACCACCAAGAGGAACTGGATACCAGCCAGCAAGCATGCTGTCACAGTGTCCTTCTTCTACGATGCTACCCGCAACGTGTATCGCATCATTAGTGTGGGCGGGACAAAG GCAATTATCAACTGCACTGTTACGCCCAGCATGACATTTACTAAGACGTCTCAGAAGTTTGGTCAGTGGGCTGACAGCCGCGCCAACACGGTCTACGGTCTGGGTTTTGCCACAGAGCAGCAACTGCATCAG TTTGCAGAGAAGTTTAAGGAGGTGAAAGATGCAGCTCGTCTGGCGCGAGAAAAGTCACAAGACAAAGAACTGGCCAACACTGCGCTCACCATTGCTGCTCCTCAG TTCTCACAG GACCTCTCGGATGAACTCCAGTCTCCACCGGTGATGTGCGTGAATGGACCGGAGGACAAGCTGTTTCGCAGCCAGAGCGCAGACATCACCCTGTCTTCTGAGAAGGAGCGCATTAAAAAGATGCTCTCTGAGGG gtCTATTTGTGAGATGAACCTGGAAGCTGAGCTCTTCACTTTACAGGACAGCAACTCTAAGCTGGTGGCAGCTTTGCATGAAGCGAATGCTAACGTGGAGCAGTGGAAGAAACAGCTGACAGCATATCAGGAGGAGACCGAAAGACTCAGAGACCAG GTGGCTGACCTTGAAGCCCACGGTGGCCAAGGCCCCAGTGATCTGTTGAAGGATGAGCTGACCCAGTccctggaggagctggaggccCTACTGAAGGCCAAAGATGAG gaaattcacattttgcaaAGCAAAAAAGCAGAGTACCACGAAATGGAGCATCAGCGTGACGAGGCCATCCACAGATTACGG GAGATGGAGATGCGAAACTCAGAGCTGGAACGTCGCATCCAGAACACGGAGCAGAACCTGAGTAACTCTCTGGAGGACCGGGATCGATTGGATAGTGAGATCCAGAGGGCCATAGAAATTCTGGACATCAAGATCTTTGACCTTAACGACCTCCGCCAGAGCCTTGTTAAACTTATTGACAAATAG